A stretch of Marinitoga litoralis DNA encodes these proteins:
- a CDS encoding HD domain-containing phosphohydrolase, translating into MIENLIQEYKISGFIKDGVLIGKENKYKYDVSQDFQIYSSKELSDLDLLTLKNLMYENENLVIEFSKKNILEILKLIVSNFKLESVLKMTEESLRELLESDGASILLYNEEKNVLNFYITSGGASGNIETVDVPIDNSIAGQCFKTKKTIIINDAENNPFHFKGTDEKAKYKTINLIATPLFLNNEVVGVLEAVNKKNGDYNIEDKNIIELFSSLISNKLINAKVYEELSSTIKGIILAVATAIDIRDNYTHTHSKNVSNLAVKIAKNLGYDDSLLEELEISALLHDIGKIGIPDEILNKPSKLTDEEYKIIQSHTIIGAELLSEIDFLSKKIPLGALEHHEKLDGSGYPYHKKDNEISEFGKILAVADIFDALTAKRVYKEPWPKEKVFDMLKKDCPTKFDCNVINALEKTINV; encoded by the coding sequence ATGATAGAAAATTTAATTCAGGAATATAAGATTTCTGGATTTATTAAAGACGGAGTTTTAATAGGTAAAGAAAATAAATATAAATATGATGTTTCTCAAGATTTTCAGATTTATTCAAGTAAAGAGCTTAGTGATTTAGATTTGTTAACACTAAAAAACCTGATGTATGAAAATGAAAATTTAGTAATTGAATTTAGCAAAAAAAATATATTGGAAATTTTAAAACTTATAGTTAGTAATTTTAAATTGGAATCTGTATTAAAAATGACTGAAGAGTCATTAAGAGAATTATTGGAATCTGATGGAGCATCTATACTATTATATAATGAAGAGAAAAACGTATTAAACTTTTATATAACTTCAGGGGGTGCAAGTGGTAATATAGAAACTGTTGATGTTCCGATAGATAATTCTATAGCTGGCCAATGTTTTAAAACAAAAAAAACTATAATTATTAATGATGCAGAAAATAATCCTTTTCATTTTAAAGGTACAGATGAAAAAGCAAAATATAAAACAATAAATTTAATTGCAACCCCATTATTTTTAAATAATGAAGTTGTTGGTGTATTAGAGGCTGTGAATAAAAAAAATGGAGATTATAATATTGAAGATAAAAATATTATTGAACTATTTTCATCGCTAATATCTAATAAACTAATAAATGCTAAGGTATATGAAGAATTAAGTAGTACAATTAAAGGAATTATTTTGGCTGTTGCAACTGCAATTGATATTAGGGATAATTATACACATACTCACTCAAAAAATGTTTCAAATCTAGCTGTTAAAATTGCAAAAAATTTAGGATATGATGATTCCCTTTTAGAAGAATTAGAAATATCGGCTTTATTACATGATATTGGTAAAATTGGCATTCCAGATGAAATTTTAAATAAACCTTCTAAATTGACTGATGAAGAATATAAAATAATTCAATCTCATACAATAATAGGAGCTGAACTTTTATCGGAAATTGACTTTTTATCAAAAAAAATACCGTTAGGAGCATTAGAACATCATGAAAAATTAGATGGTTCTGGTTATCCATATCATAAAAAGGATAATGAAATATCAGAATTTGGGAAGATATTGGCAGTAGCAGACATATTTGATGCATTAACTGCTAAAAGAGTATATAAAGAACCTTGGCCTAAAGAAAAGGTTTTTGATATGCTAAAAAAAGATTGCCCGACTAAGTTTGATTGTAATGTCATTAATGCTCTTGAAAAAACTATTAATGTATAA
- a CDS encoding DUF3307 domain-containing protein, producing MNEEVFYYFLLTHLIGDYVFQTSYIAKYKNSKVKVLMLHIFIIFLSMFLLLIPSSLSIYNLNLILLLTFIHLLIDTIKFKNRTKKAFNSHTYYILDQVMHFSSLILISLMYKPENMFISFEYTKLFAIGLLNAYFISLLFYMIDGFSKPYKRDYLGYVFRFSLPFIKYYSDILFLIFSFVFVFISIVIFYKKEEFNSKSELGPLSLSIIITYLTIWR from the coding sequence ATGAATGAAGAAGTATTTTATTATTTTTTACTTACCCATCTTATAGGAGATTATGTTTTTCAAACTTCTTATATTGCAAAGTATAAAAATTCAAAGGTTAAAGTTCTAATGTTACACATTTTTATTATCTTTTTATCTATGTTTTTGCTATTGATTCCATCATCTCTTAGTATTTATAATTTGAATTTGATCTTATTATTAACTTTTATTCATTTGCTTATAGACACTATTAAATTTAAAAACAGAACAAAAAAAGCATTTAATTCCCATACATATTATATTCTAGATCAGGTTATGCATTTTTCATCGTTAATATTAATTTCTTTAATGTATAAACCTGAAAATATGTTTATTAGTTTTGAATACACGAAATTGTTTGCAATAGGATTATTAAATGCATATTTCATAAGTTTATTATTTTACATGATTGATGGATTTTCAAAACCATATAAAAGGGATTATTTAGGCTATGTTTTTAGGTTTTCTTTACCATTTATAAAATATTATAGCGATATATTATTTTTAATTTTTTCTTTTGTTTTTGTATTTATTTCAATTGTTATATTTTATAAAAAAGAGGAATTTAATTCAAAATCTGAATTAGGCCCATTATCTTTAAGCATTATTATTACTTATTTAACTATTTGGAGGTGA
- a CDS encoding HD-GYP domain-containing protein, with protein MDELLLENINILKKLNYEYIIKINNQVFNNVSNKKDEIINVKYKGKFDVEIFFYEEINENYLLSLDKIIKKKNDVYENNFEGNIYNFLSNVYPNINFVENIINLKKILKDIFKLDEINFYINPEFNLIQRIPFMKMEFKSNKILCLNNKIYLPIFFENNNIGLFLMYRNNGFDLFDYAILKKTKDYINKNIENSILENKFNIILDKSLNVLSKILEKRNPGAEEHNENIEKTALIIGEKLSLEKKDLKNLKFGSKIFDIGKIGIPERILSKKDELTKEEMEIIKKHVVNGYELVSKIPTIPKEVKEIVLYHHEKWNGEGYPEGLKGDEIPLLAQIIGLLDVYYALLEDKPYRNKLPKQKVLELMDSYSGVFFNPILVSVLKEVIENE; from the coding sequence ATGGATGAATTATTATTAGAAAACATAAATATATTAAAAAAATTAAATTATGAATATATTATTAAAATAAATAATCAAGTGTTCAATAATGTATCAAATAAAAAAGATGAAATTATAAATGTAAAATATAAAGGAAAATTCGATGTTGAAATATTTTTTTATGAAGAAATAAATGAAAATTATTTGCTCAGTCTTGATAAAATTATTAAGAAAAAAAATGACGTTTATGAAAATAATTTTGAGGGAAATATATATAATTTCCTTTCAAATGTATATCCGAATATAAATTTTGTAGAAAACATTATTAACTTAAAAAAAATATTAAAAGATATCTTTAAGTTAGATGAAATAAATTTTTATATAAATCCAGAATTTAATTTGATTCAAAGGATTCCTTTTATGAAGATGGAATTTAAATCAAATAAAATTCTCTGTTTAAATAATAAAATTTATTTACCAATATTTTTTGAAAATAATAATATAGGTCTTTTTCTAATGTATAGAAATAATGGATTCGATCTATTTGATTATGCTATTCTCAAAAAAACTAAAGATTATATAAATAAGAATATTGAAAACTCTATTTTAGAAAATAAATTTAATATAATATTGGATAAATCATTAAATGTCTTAAGTAAAATTCTTGAAAAAAGAAATCCTGGCGCAGAGGAGCATAATGAAAATATTGAGAAAACGGCTTTAATAATTGGAGAGAAGCTATCTTTAGAAAAAAAAGATTTAAAAAATTTGAAATTTGGAAGTAAGATATTTGATATTGGAAAAATAGGAATTCCAGAAAGAATATTAAGTAAAAAAGATGAACTAACTAAAGAAGAGATGGAAATAATAAAAAAACATGTTGTGAATGGATATGAGTTAGTCAGTAAAATTCCTACAATACCTAAAGAAGTAAAAGAAATTGTCCTTTATCATCATGAAAAGTGGAATGGTGAAGGATATCCGGAAGGTTTGAAAGGAGATGAAATACCTTTATTGGCTCAGATAATAGGATTATTAGATGTATATTATGCTTTGTTAGAAGATAAACCGTATAGAAATAAATTACCTAAACAAAAAGTATTAGAATTAATGGATAGTTATAGTGGAGTTTTTTTTAACCCTATTTTAGTAAGTGTTTTAAAAGAGGTGATAGAAAATGAATGA
- a CDS encoding CHASE2 domain-containing protein, with product MRKFIKNLKVSHFLYILFISIYIITYLLNNPWIEIFELKTFDLRYRIRGEKKIKSDVVVIAIDENSLINMSINFNDEWPWNREHYARMITKLFKLGIKTIGFDVSFTTPSESNIMENGKSKDDILLSAILRRFYKTVLGTYLLVDKKNYDFYNQQFKENLENNKFYLNYSFKIKNPEYLPLFFPLTAYKIIPPIVDFSSLVPASTYEIGQLDPDGVARSIPLIFKETWSHDNGFSTGLFPHMDLILYAFYKDYSPLDFVFDPKTYSIEIENEKINTDKNGFYLLNFYGKGENIFDTISFYDLVYSNKYDNYDFKDKVAILGYSATAKGLYDLRITPFSNNEPGVYLHATAVQNLITKDKIQRINFFYSVIILLFLLSLSLIFSLFNKITVKLFSFSIPVIYIFISYYMFKNNIWIDTFYPLLSSLIISTVDTAQAVLKESKEKKKIKSFFFKYVPDYVAQMLLEQGKTELGGEKKDVVIIMSDIVGFTEKSEKLSPEEVVKFLNYYLSQMADIIRNKYYGTIDKFIGDLIMAIFGAPIEFGDEIDRAISCALDMRKKIKEINVELKKMGFDFEINAGIGMHYGEVVIGNIGADFRMDYTCIGDTVNTTSRIEHLTRDLNEWLIVTEEIVKRSSKYSFEYIGDFKVKGKELPLKLYKIKE from the coding sequence ATGAGAAAATTTATAAAAAATTTAAAAGTTAGTCATTTTCTTTATATTTTATTTATATCCATATATATAATAACTTATTTATTAAACAATCCTTGGATTGAAATATTTGAATTGAAAACCTTTGATTTGAGATATAGAATTAGAGGTGAGAAAAAAATAAAATCTGATGTTGTAGTTATAGCAATAGATGAAAATTCATTAATTAATATGTCAATCAATTTTAATGATGAATGGCCGTGGAATAGGGAACATTACGCTAGAATGATAACTAAATTATTTAAATTAGGAATTAAAACTATAGGTTTTGATGTTTCTTTTACAACTCCTTCTGAGAGTAATATAATGGAGAATGGAAAGTCTAAGGACGATATTTTATTATCAGCTATATTAAGAAGATTTTATAAAACAGTATTAGGTACTTATCTTTTAGTTGATAAAAAAAACTATGATTTTTATAACCAACAATTTAAAGAAAATCTTGAAAATAATAAGTTTTATTTAAATTATTCTTTTAAAATAAAAAATCCTGAATATCTACCTTTGTTTTTCCCACTAACTGCGTATAAAATAATACCTCCTATTGTTGATTTTTCTTCATTAGTTCCAGCTTCTACATATGAAATTGGGCAATTGGATCCTGATGGGGTTGCGAGAAGCATACCGTTGATTTTTAAAGAAACTTGGTCTCATGATAATGGTTTTAGTACAGGATTATTCCCTCATATGGATTTAATATTATATGCATTTTATAAAGATTATTCGCCATTGGATTTTGTTTTTGATCCAAAAACCTATTCTATTGAAATTGAGAATGAAAAAATTAATACAGATAAAAATGGGTTTTATTTATTAAATTTTTATGGAAAAGGCGAAAATATTTTTGATACTATTTCATTTTATGATTTAGTCTATAGTAACAAATATGATAATTATGATTTTAAAGATAAAGTTGCAATTTTAGGTTATTCAGCTACAGCAAAAGGTTTATATGATTTACGAATTACTCCATTTTCAAACAATGAACCAGGAGTATATTTACATGCAACAGCTGTACAAAATTTAATAACTAAGGATAAAATTCAAAGGATTAACTTTTTTTATTCAGTAATCATTCTCTTATTTTTGCTTTCATTATCTTTAATCTTCTCTTTATTCAATAAAATTACTGTTAAATTATTTTCTTTTTCAATACCAGTAATATATATTTTCATATCATATTATATGTTTAAAAATAATATATGGATAGATACTTTTTATCCATTATTATCTTCTTTAATAATATCTACAGTTGATACAGCACAAGCAGTTCTTAAAGAATCAAAAGAAAAAAAGAAAATAAAATCATTTTTCTTCAAATATGTTCCTGATTATGTTGCACAAATGCTTTTGGAACAAGGAAAAACAGAATTAGGTGGAGAGAAAAAAGATGTAGTTATTATTATGTCAGATATTGTAGGATTTACAGAAAAATCAGAAAAATTATCTCCAGAAGAAGTTGTAAAATTCTTGAATTATTATTTATCTCAAATGGCAGATATAATTAGAAATAAATATTATGGTACAATAGATAAATTTATTGGTGATTTAATAATGGCTATTTTTGGTGCTCCTATTGAGTTTGGTGATGAGATTGATAGGGCAATATCATGTGCATTAGATATGCGAAAAAAAATCAAAGAAATAAATGTTGAATTAAAAAAAATGGGGTTTGACTTTGAAATAAATGCTGGAATAGGTATGCATTATGGAGAGGTTGTTATAGGGAATATAGGGGCAGATTTTAGAATGGATTATACATGTATTGGAGATACAGTAAATACTACTTCAAGGATAGAGCATTTAACAAGAGATTTGAATGAGTGGCTAATAGTAACGGAAGAAATAGTAAAAAGGTCTTCGAAATATTCATTCGAATATATTGGAGATTTTAAAGTTAAAGGTAAAGAGCTACCATTAAAATTATATAAGATAAAGGAGTAG
- a CDS encoding methyl-accepting chemotaxis protein produces MGFRNKLVLIFLLILVIPFIIIGYISLNSSQKSLENEIKSNLYNIIDSKVFETNLLIENYKNALENIANFQYIPIMLKTMDSYFKDFQDINNLKDVYVFKNQYAPEERYKMNSVNEEELAKYGDDEFSISDYDLLHRKYHPNLVNYALSQNLEDIYLINNEGNIIYSLRKGNDFTANLENDEIKNTSFGKLYKLLKVQPDDNVNIVLSDIEMYNDKPVLFLGMPFIYRFSRYGYIAISVDFAKFGDTLFKTLNKDLSTNIFIINSNNKLITKLDNMELGTLIEKYPKEFSKVIKYKNYSNKSVLGVSYVFRNINNIKLVLEKDENIVFKPINDLKNTLIITITLTIIIALIISFVFSNSITKPIKKIEEYAINVSKGNLKKNIDLNRKDEIGLIANIFNLLKNNMKDIVLLFNKYSNTLMSVEENLDKSSNEIINVTNNTFESFEEIKNNLEVVASSVEETTANIEEIASGADLLNSEANGLNLKTKEINRNAENGRSKIQNMIEDVSNIEKLVSKSNSMINNLFEKSKAIEEIVEQISEISKQTNLLALNAAIEAARAGEAGKGFAVVADEIRKLADESNHSASNISENLNSLVNDASLALNESSNITKTVNQIIDSIKEIGVQMESILSEISNISEMVENTSNISNQQKLSTLEISKAIESISISIQQITEKIDGVSLLMTNQKEKILQFDNLIEDLEKMTNEMIKYSNKFEL; encoded by the coding sequence ATGGGTTTTAGAAACAAATTAGTTCTTATTTTTCTTTTAATATTAGTTATCCCTTTTATTATTATTGGATATATCTCTTTAAATTCATCTCAAAAATCTTTGGAAAATGAAATTAAATCCAATTTATATAATATAATTGATTCAAAGGTTTTTGAAACAAATTTATTAATTGAAAATTATAAAAATGCTTTAGAAAATATTGCAAACTTTCAATACATACCTATAATGTTAAAAACAATGGATTCATATTTTAAAGACTTTCAAGATATAAATAATTTAAAAGATGTTTATGTTTTTAAAAATCAATATGCTCCAGAAGAAAGATATAAAATGAATAGTGTTAATGAAGAAGAATTGGCGAAATATGGTGATGATGAATTTTCAATATCAGATTATGATTTACTTCATAGAAAATATCATCCTAATTTAGTTAATTATGCATTATCACAAAATTTGGAAGATATATACTTAATTAATAATGAAGGAAATATAATTTATTCTTTAAGAAAAGGAAATGATTTTACAGCAAATCTTGAAAATGATGAAATCAAAAACACGTCTTTTGGCAAATTATATAAATTATTAAAAGTGCAACCAGATGATAATGTTAATATAGTTTTATCGGATATAGAAATGTATAACGATAAACCTGTTTTATTTTTAGGAATGCCATTTATATACAGATTTTCAAGATATGGATATATTGCTATATCGGTGGATTTTGCTAAATTTGGAGATACTTTATTTAAAACTTTAAATAAAGATTTATCAACAAATATTTTTATTATTAATTCGAATAATAAACTAATAACTAAATTAGATAATATGGAATTAGGAACATTAATTGAAAAATATCCTAAAGAATTTAGTAAAGTTATAAAATACAAAAATTATTCTAATAAAAGTGTTTTAGGTGTTTCATATGTTTTTAGAAATATAAATAATATTAAATTAGTATTAGAAAAAGACGAAAATATAGTTTTTAAGCCAATAAATGATTTAAAAAATACTTTGATTATTACAATAACATTAACGATTATTATTGCTTTAATTATATCTTTTGTATTTTCAAATAGTATTACAAAACCAATCAAAAAAATAGAAGAATACGCTATAAATGTTTCAAAGGGAAATTTAAAGAAAAATATTGATTTAAATAGAAAGGATGAAATTGGATTAATTGCTAATATATTTAACTTATTAAAAAATAACATGAAAGATATTGTTTTGTTATTTAATAAGTATTCCAATACATTAATGAGTGTAGAAGAGAACTTAGATAAATCATCAAATGAAATAATTAATGTAACTAATAATACTTTTGAATCATTTGAAGAAATAAAAAATAACTTAGAAGTTGTTGCATCCTCTGTAGAAGAAACTACAGCAAATATAGAAGAAATTGCATCTGGAGCAGATTTATTAAATTCTGAAGCTAATGGATTGAATTTAAAAACAAAAGAAATAAATAGAAACGCAGAAAATGGAAGAAGTAAAATCCAAAATATGATTGAAGATGTTTCAAATATAGAAAAATTAGTAAGTAAAAGTAATAGTATGATAAATAATTTATTTGAAAAATCAAAGGCTATTGAAGAAATAGTTGAACAAATATCAGAGATATCCAAACAAACAAATTTATTAGCATTAAATGCTGCTATAGAGGCTGCGAGAGCAGGGGAAGCTGGTAAAGGTTTTGCAGTTGTAGCTGATGAAATTAGAAAGTTAGCTGATGAATCAAATCATTCTGCTTCAAATATATCCGAAAACTTGAATTCTTTAGTAAATGATGCTAGTTTAGCATTAAATGAGAGTTCAAATATAACAAAAACGGTAAACCAAATAATAGATTCTATAAAAGAAATTGGAGTTCAAATGGAATCTATTTTATCAGAAATAAGTAATATTTCTGAAATGGTTGAAAACACTTCTAATATTTCTAATCAACAAAAATTATCAACATTAGAAATATCTAAGGCTATTGAATCAATATCTATTTCTATTCAACAAATTACAGAAAAGATAGATGGAGTATCATTATTAATGACAAATCAAAAAGAAAAAATTTTACAATTTGATAATTTGATTGAAGATTTGGAAAAAATGACAAATGAAATGATTAAATACTCAAATAAATTTGAATTATAG
- a CDS encoding chemotaxis protein CheW, which yields MSVELKVVSFNVCEERFAIDINHVDTVIEYKKTTKVPETSDYIEGIVNFRNEVLPIINLRLKFNYTNFEDKSKSKVLVVKIEDKKFGLMVDEVKEVMNINQEQLEEPPSVGGNNADYISGIIKTNDNMIFLIDVEKILSKAEKIELNKIINK from the coding sequence ATGTCTGTAGAATTAAAAGTTGTTAGTTTTAATGTTTGTGAAGAAAGATTTGCGATTGACATTAATCATGTTGATACTGTTATAGAATACAAAAAAACCACTAAAGTTCCTGAAACATCAGATTATATAGAAGGTATTGTAAATTTTAGAAATGAAGTACTTCCGATAATTAACTTAAGATTAAAATTTAATTATACAAATTTTGAAGATAAAAGTAAATCTAAGGTATTAGTTGTAAAAATAGAAGATAAAAAATTTGGATTAATGGTAGACGAAGTAAAAGAAGTAATGAATATAAATCAAGAACAGTTAGAAGAACCGCCATCTGTTGGTGGAAATAATGCTGATTATATAAGTGGAATTATAAAAACTAATGATAATATGATATTTTTAATCGATGTTGAGAAAATTCTTTCAAAAGCCGAAAAAATAGAATTAAATAAGATAATAAATAAATAA
- a CDS encoding TolB family protein has protein sequence MKRIFTLFFLIIISFVFSQIKIEKENILLIQNSNSWIMNQIIQEFESKLLYSYNVYKNMEDINYNIKLEFTEDSSRNSVRVVASFDSTKLDLSEKIVDNDNWVRNFTTKVLEKIAFKRFIFDQNWNFIQLTYWDGIDEYPYISSEGDKIIFISDRYTGNRNIWGYDLIKNKYINISLDFSSEYFPSITEDGTFVFQSSLYGKWDVLLYNPEKEDIFRISNDSYNAYTPYYKNGEVYFSVEERNGESWTEIYKYSLKDKQITKITSLKNTFKFKPSVYKNRIIFQMIDSKTGRSNIYVYDGSKISPIIISELNEVDPIANDNYIVYSKYKNGYYRITLFDPISNNEEFLTMDISDDAFYPYIYNNIVFFSLYYKNGEPDIFAIRLP, from the coding sequence ATGAAAAGAATATTTACATTATTTTTTTTGATTATTATTTCTTTTGTTTTTTCGCAAATAAAAATAGAAAAAGAAAATATTCTTTTAATACAAAACTCAAATTCTTGGATAATGAATCAAATTATACAAGAATTTGAGTCAAAGTTATTGTATTCATATAATGTTTATAAAAATATGGAAGATATTAATTACAATATAAAATTAGAATTTACTGAGGATTCATCAAGAAATTCGGTGAGAGTTGTTGCATCTTTTGACAGTACAAAATTGGATTTATCAGAAAAAATAGTTGATAATGATAATTGGGTAAGGAATTTTACTACAAAGGTTCTTGAAAAAATTGCATTTAAAAGATTTATTTTTGACCAGAATTGGAATTTTATTCAATTAACATATTGGGATGGCATTGATGAATATCCATATATTTCTTCAGAAGGAGATAAAATAATTTTTATCTCTGATCGATATACAGGAAATAGAAATATATGGGGATATGATTTAATTAAAAACAAATATATTAATATTTCCTTAGATTTTTCTTCAGAATATTTTCCTAGTATAACTGAAGATGGGACTTTTGTTTTTCAAAGTTCATTATATGGAAAATGGGATGTCCTTTTGTATAATCCTGAAAAGGAAGATATTTTTAGAATATCTAATGATTCATATAATGCATATACTCCATATTATAAAAATGGAGAAGTGTATTTTTCTGTAGAAGAAAGAAATGGTGAAAGTTGGACAGAAATATATAAATACTCATTAAAAGATAAACAAATAACAAAAATAACTTCTTTAAAAAACACTTTTAAATTTAAACCCTCTGTATATAAAAATAGGATAATTTTTCAAATGATTGATTCAAAAACGGGGCGAAGTAATATATACGTATACGATGGTTCAAAAATCAGTCCTATAATTATTTCTGAATTAAATGAAGTAGATCCAATTGCTAACGATAACTATATAGTTTATTCAAAATATAAAAATGGGTATTATAGAATAACATTATTTGATCCTATTAGCAATAATGAAGAATTTTTGACTATGGATATTTCAGATGATGCTTTTTATCCATACATATATAATAATATAGTATTTTTCTCTTTGTATTATAAAAATGGAGAGCCTGATATTTTTGCAATCAGGCTCCCATGA
- a CDS encoding GatB/YqeY domain-containing protein: MDLKAKLNEDLKKYMKEKNSKALNAIKILKTEIKKAEVEKQKELNDEEIMALIRKQIKMRQDSIQQYREANREDLVEEEEYELNILKEYLPPEMPDEEIEKIIKNIISELGESAKFGQVMGKAMKELKGKVDGNKVNSIVKKMLG, translated from the coding sequence ATGGACTTAAAAGCTAAATTAAACGAAGATTTAAAAAAATATATGAAAGAAAAAAATTCAAAAGCTTTAAATGCTATTAAAATTTTAAAAACAGAAATAAAGAAAGCTGAAGTTGAAAAACAAAAAGAATTAAATGATGAGGAAATAATGGCTTTAATTAGAAAACAAATTAAGATGAGACAAGACTCTATTCAACAATATAGAGAAGCTAATAGAGAAGATCTAGTGGAAGAGGAGGAATATGAATTAAATATATTAAAAGAATATCTTCCACCTGAAATGCCTGATGAAGAAATAGAAAAAATTATAAAAAATATTATAAGTGAATTAGGAGAAAGTGCAAAATTTGGTCAAGTAATGGGTAAAGCTATGAAGGAATTAAAAGGTAAAGTAGATGGAAATAAAGTTAATTCTATAGTAAAAAAGATGCTTGGTTAA
- a CDS encoding glycoside hydrolase family 130 protein has product MIPWEDRKDNNEIIWRYSKNPITKRNQFKNGARIFNSAVLPYNNGFVGVFRVDHNNTVPNLHIGRSDDGINWEFDENVIEWIDKDGNISVPVYAYDPRLVKLDDYYYITFCTDLHGPTIGVGRTKDYIKFERLPDAFLPFNRNGVLFPRKINGKYYMLSRPSDNGHTPFGDIFISESNDLIHWGNHKWLMGRKNDSWWENLKIGAGPIPIETNEGWLLIYHGVTNTCNGYVYSFGTALLDLEDPSKVLYRSNNYLMTPEESYETVGFVPNVVFPCSALVKNDKIAIYYGAADTYIGIAFAYLNELIEFTKKNSKI; this is encoded by the coding sequence ATGATACCTTGGGAAGATAGAAAAGACAATAATGAAATAATATGGCGATACTCAAAGAACCCAATTACAAAGAGAAATCAATTTAAAAACGGTGCTAGAATATTCAATTCAGCTGTTTTGCCATATAATAATGGTTTTGTTGGTGTTTTTAGAGTAGATCATAATAATACAGTACCTAATCTTCATATTGGAAGAAGTGATGATGGAATAAATTGGGAATTTGATGAAAATGTTATTGAATGGATAGATAAAGATGGAAATATATCAGTTCCTGTGTACGCTTATGATCCTAGATTAGTGAAATTGGATGATTATTACTATATAACTTTTTGTACAGATTTACATGGACCTACAATAGGAGTAGGAAGAACAAAAGATTATATTAAGTTTGAAAGACTTCCAGATGCTTTTTTGCCATTTAATAGAAATGGTGTCTTATTTCCAAGAAAAATAAATGGAAAGTATTATATGCTTAGTAGGCCAAGCGATAATGGTCATACTCCATTTGGAGATATTTTTATTAGCGAAAGTAATGATCTTATACATTGGGGAAATCATAAATGGTTAATGGGTAGAAAAAATGATTCTTGGTGGGAGAATTTAAAAATAGGTGCAGGTCCAATACCTATTGAAACTAATGAAGGTTGGTTGTTAATTTATCATGGAGTTACAAATACATGTAATGGATATGTGTATAGTTTTGGAACTGCATTGTTAGATTTAGAAGATCCATCAAAAGTGTTATATAGATCAAACAATTATTTAATGACCCCAGAAGAAAGTTATGAAACAGTAGGATTTGTTCCAAATGTTGTATTTCCTTGTTCAGCATTAGTTAAAAATGATAAAATTGCTATTTATTATGGAGCTGCAGATACTTACATAGGAATAGCTTTTGCATATTTAAATGAATTAATAGAATTTACAAAGAAAAATAGTAAAATTTAG